From one Candidatus Binataceae bacterium genomic stretch:
- a CDS encoding FAD-dependent monooxygenase yields the protein MRDPQILIVGAGPTGLVMALWLAKLGVPFRIIEKNGGPGQTSRAMAVHARTLEFYRQLGIADEVVRRGIKVERMRLHEGGGDGSVLNFSDFGKGLSPYPFILTFPQDEHERLLGERLHAMGVQVEWNTELSGFTDAGDHIEAILKADGKEEKCATSFLCGCDGAHSAVREGLKLKFPGGIYEQMFFVADLAADGAPANGDVNFFLGTHQLCLTFPIRTTGMVRLIGILPREVAGRENVVFDDIREHFEKMLSLHVHKVNWFSTYHVHHRVAEHFRLGRVFLSGDAGHVHSPAGGQGMNTGIGDAVNLSWKLAAVLARKADYSLIDTYETERIAFAHSLVSTTDRLFRAVVQENLAGEIVRSILFPHVIPFLMGFSPIRSSQFRLISQTRISYRHSPLSEGNAGDVRGGDRLPWVETDDGANFAPLTSLDWQVHVYGQASQALRRAASDANLALHEFAWKAPAEHAGLERDALYLVRPDGHIALANSKQDVEKLRQFLSKFKITPFHATSSANN from the coding sequence ATGCGAGACCCCCAAATTCTGATAGTTGGAGCGGGTCCGACAGGTCTGGTGATGGCCTTGTGGCTCGCAAAACTGGGCGTGCCCTTTCGCATCATCGAGAAGAATGGCGGGCCGGGGCAGACCTCTCGCGCGATGGCGGTACATGCGCGCACGCTCGAGTTTTACCGTCAACTTGGAATCGCCGATGAAGTCGTGCGGCGTGGAATCAAGGTGGAGCGGATGCGCCTGCACGAAGGCGGCGGTGACGGCTCGGTCTTGAACTTCAGCGACTTTGGCAAAGGCCTCAGCCCATATCCATTCATTCTCACATTTCCACAGGACGAGCACGAGCGGCTGCTCGGCGAAAGACTCCATGCGATGGGAGTGCAGGTGGAATGGAATACCGAATTGAGCGGATTTACGGACGCCGGCGATCATATCGAAGCGATACTGAAAGCGGACGGCAAAGAGGAGAAGTGCGCGACAAGTTTCCTCTGCGGGTGCGACGGTGCACACAGCGCGGTCCGCGAGGGCTTGAAGTTGAAATTCCCTGGCGGAATTTACGAGCAGATGTTTTTCGTCGCAGATCTTGCCGCGGACGGAGCTCCCGCGAACGGCGACGTAAATTTCTTTCTCGGAACCCATCAATTGTGCCTTACCTTTCCGATCCGGACGACCGGTATGGTGCGGCTGATCGGAATTCTGCCGCGAGAAGTAGCGGGCCGCGAAAACGTCGTCTTCGACGACATCCGCGAGCACTTTGAGAAAATGCTTTCGCTCCACGTGCACAAAGTGAACTGGTTCTCGACCTATCATGTCCATCATCGGGTGGCCGAGCACTTCAGGCTGGGCCGCGTATTCCTGTCCGGCGACGCGGGTCACGTGCACAGTCCGGCCGGCGGTCAGGGCATGAACACCGGCATTGGCGACGCGGTCAATCTTTCGTGGAAATTGGCGGCCGTGCTTGCGCGAAAGGCCGACTATTCGCTTATCGATACCTACGAGACCGAGCGGATCGCGTTTGCCCATTCGCTGGTATCGACCACCGACAGATTGTTTCGCGCCGTCGTGCAGGAAAATCTCGCCGGCGAAATTGTGCGGTCCATTTTGTTTCCCCATGTGATCCCGTTCTTGATGGGGTTTTCGCCAATTCGCAGCTCGCAATTTCGCCTGATCTCGCAGACCCGAATCAGTTACCGGCACAGCCCGCTCAGCGAAGGAAACGCCGGCGACGTGCGAGGCGGAGATCGTCTGCCGTGGGTGGAAACGGACGATGGCGCTAATTTCGCGCCGCTCACATCGCTCGACTGGCAGGTTCATGTTTACGGGCAGGCCAGCCAGGCATTGCGCCGGGCGGCGTCGGACGCAAACCTCGCTCTGCATGAGTTCGCATGGAAGGCCCCGGCGGAGCATGCGGGCCTGGAGCGTGACGCCCTGTACCTGGTCAGACCCGACGGGCACATAGCCCTCGCCAATTCCAAGCAGGACGTGGAGAAGCTCCGACAGTTTTTGTCCAAATTCAAGATCACGCCGTTCCATGCCACTTCATCGGCGAATAACTGA
- a CDS encoding TylF/MycF/NovP-related O-methyltransferase has product MWDWPMVNLGWRPARTIPLAKVYFQGDYGYEEETDIKTALEKVYAHSTASLERLATLWLQVRYLDRYAIRGDLVECGVWKGGAAGMMALAHMRSGEPYRKLQLFDSFKGMPEPKAEFDGSLVLNYANGNGALRPIGQLEASVADCEDLLFQRIGYPEDLVQFHEGWFQDTLPRDAGSVGDVSLLRIAADWYESTVLALQYLYSKVASKGVVIIADYGTFEGARRATDEFLARLSEPIMLHHIDADGRYWIKP; this is encoded by the coding sequence TTGTGGGACTGGCCGATGGTTAACTTAGGTTGGCGCCCGGCACGCACGATTCCGCTCGCCAAAGTCTATTTCCAGGGTGACTACGGGTACGAAGAGGAAACCGATATCAAAACGGCCCTGGAGAAAGTGTATGCACATTCAACTGCGTCACTTGAGCGTCTTGCTACCCTATGGCTCCAGGTTCGCTATCTCGACAGATACGCCATCAGGGGCGACCTGGTCGAGTGCGGCGTTTGGAAGGGAGGAGCAGCCGGTATGATGGCGCTCGCCCACATGCGTTCCGGCGAACCATACCGCAAGCTCCAGTTGTTCGACAGTTTCAAGGGTATGCCTGAGCCGAAAGCGGAGTTCGATGGTTCTCTGGTCCTGAACTACGCGAACGGCAACGGCGCGCTGCGGCCAATCGGACAGTTGGAGGCCTCGGTGGCCGACTGCGAGGATCTCTTGTTTCAACGGATCGGCTACCCTGAGGACCTTGTTCAGTTTCACGAGGGATGGTTCCAGGATACGCTCCCGCGCGACGCCGGTTCGGTCGGCGACGTTTCGCTCCTGCGCATAGCGGCAGACTGGTACGAGTCAACCGTGCTGGCCCTTCAATACTTGTATTCGAAGGTGGCATCGAAGGGCGTAGTGATCATCGCAGACTACGGTACGTTTGAAGGGGCGCGCCGTGCGACCGACGAATTCCTGGCGCGGCTTTCGGAACCGATCATGCTTCATCACATCGACGCTGACGGGCGCTACTGGATCAAGCCTTAG
- the hisS gene encoding histidine--tRNA ligase has product MQAIRLRGFQDTMGAQARSLTAVEDCARRVAERHNVSEIRIPALERLELFQHSSGETSDIVEKQMYSFVDRDEAETTIALRPEGTPGVVRAYIEAGLDRSDPEQRFYYVGPMFRRERPQKGRFRQFSQFGVEIFGRPDPATDAELMLMVDELRRELGLELTFEINSLGDAECRPRYRHAVLEYGRAHLGELCEDCRHRLERNPLRLLDCKIDVKLAEAAPKSRDYLCDNCRAHFATVRELLTDAGVPHAVNPRLVRGLDYYTRTTFEVTSTAVGAQSAVAAGGRYDGLVESLGGAAVAGTGFAIGVDRLALALDAAHFASRADAALAALGDAAMRRAMTLAAEMRAAGLRVELLSPGRGLKALMRRADKIGARYAVIIGDNELASATVALRDLKTSTQSEVAQADLIAALSAAGANRRA; this is encoded by the coding sequence GTGCAGGCGATAAGGCTCAGGGGATTCCAGGACACGATGGGCGCGCAGGCGCGCAGCCTCACCGCGGTCGAGGACTGCGCGCGCCGCGTGGCCGAGCGCCACAATGTCAGCGAGATCCGCATCCCGGCGCTCGAGCGGCTCGAACTCTTCCAGCACTCGAGCGGCGAGACCTCGGACATCGTGGAAAAGCAGATGTACTCGTTCGTCGACCGCGACGAAGCCGAGACCACCATTGCGCTTAGGCCCGAGGGCACGCCCGGCGTGGTGCGCGCTTATATCGAAGCCGGGCTCGACCGCAGCGATCCCGAGCAGCGCTTTTACTACGTTGGCCCGATGTTCCGGCGCGAGCGTCCGCAGAAGGGGCGCTTTCGCCAGTTTTCGCAGTTCGGGGTGGAGATTTTCGGCCGCCCCGACCCGGCCACGGACGCGGAGCTGATGCTGATGGTCGACGAGCTGCGCCGCGAACTGGGGCTAGAGCTCACGTTCGAGATCAATTCGCTCGGAGACGCCGAATGCCGTCCGCGCTACCGCCACGCGGTGCTGGAATATGGCCGCGCGCATCTTGGGGAGCTGTGCGAGGACTGCCGCCATCGCCTGGAGCGCAATCCGCTCCGCCTGCTCGACTGCAAAATCGACGTCAAGCTGGCCGAAGCTGCGCCCAAGAGCCGGGATTATCTCTGCGACAACTGCCGCGCCCATTTCGCGACCGTGCGCGAGCTCCTGACCGACGCCGGCGTGCCCCACGCGGTCAATCCGCGCCTGGTGCGCGGGCTCGACTACTACACCCGGACCACGTTCGAGGTTACTTCGACCGCGGTCGGCGCGCAGAGCGCGGTCGCGGCGGGCGGGCGCTACGACGGCCTCGTCGAATCGCTGGGCGGCGCCGCGGTCGCCGGCACCGGCTTCGCGATCGGCGTCGATCGCCTCGCGTTGGCTCTGGACGCGGCTCATTTCGCTTCGCGCGCCGACGCGGCGCTGGCCGCGCTCGGCGATGCCGCGATGCGCCGCGCGATGACGCTCGCGGCCGAGATGCGCGCGGCAGGGCTGCGGGTCGAGCTGCTTTCGCCGGGCCGCGGGCTCAAGGCGCTGATGCGGCGCGCGGACAAGATCGGCGCGCGCTACGCGGTGATTATCGGCGACAACGAACTTGCGAGCGCCACGGTCGCGCTCCGCGACTTGAAGACCAGCACGCAGAGCGAGGTTGCGCAGGCGGATCTGATTGCGGCGCTGAGCGCCGCGGGCGCCAACCGCCGTGCGTGA
- the aspS gene encoding aspartate--tRNA ligase, translating to MAAPYEYSPLPPWPRTDYCGALRAADAGSEVALWGWVASRRDHGGLIFIDLRDREGILQLVFNPATAAAAHEVAGRARSEYYLAARGKVVMRAEGAVNAELATGTVEIAVTEAHILNSSQPPPFPIDAEGTAEDIRLRYRYLDLRRPAMQRNLRRRALAVQATRSYLDGAGFVEIETPILWRATPEGARDYLVPSRVNPGRFYALPQSPQLLKQLLMMGGFDRYYQIARCFRDEDLRANRQPEFSQVDIELTCPRVDDVVATGEGMMAEIYRRVLGIELKTPFLRLSYAEAMERFGIDKPDLRFGMELKNLSAAFSGTQFKVFAEVLARGESIYGIVLPAAHQLSRRELDEMAEGVRTRYGFGLAYAKAASDGWQGPIARHLSDAERAQAAETAGLAAGDTLLMVAGEAGRVRPILGDLRLQLGGKFKLRETGELKFLWVIEFPLFEYDEEEKRMVAVNHPFTAPHPGDLELLDSAPLKARALAYDMVLNGEELGGGSIRIHNPELQLKVFGLLGFPRDEAMLKFGFLLEALGYGAPPHGGIAFGVDRIAMLVSGTDSLREVMAFPKTQKAVDLMSGAPSEVDPRQLRELSIKVTS from the coding sequence ATGGCTGCTCCGTACGAATATTCGCCGCTGCCGCCCTGGCCGCGCACCGACTATTGCGGCGCGCTCCGCGCCGCCGATGCCGGGAGCGAGGTTGCGCTTTGGGGATGGGTTGCGTCGCGCCGCGACCACGGCGGCTTGATCTTCATCGATCTGCGCGACCGCGAGGGCATCCTGCAGCTCGTTTTCAACCCGGCCACGGCGGCCGCCGCGCACGAGGTCGCGGGGCGCGCGCGCTCGGAATATTATCTGGCCGCGCGCGGCAAGGTCGTGATGCGCGCGGAAGGCGCGGTAAACGCCGAGCTTGCGACGGGGACGGTGGAAATCGCCGTGACCGAGGCGCATATCCTCAACAGCTCGCAGCCGCCGCCGTTTCCGATCGATGCGGAGGGCACCGCCGAAGATATCCGCCTGCGCTACCGCTACCTCGATCTGCGGCGGCCCGCGATGCAGCGCAATCTCCGCCGGCGGGCGCTCGCGGTGCAGGCGACGCGCTCCTATCTCGACGGCGCCGGCTTCGTCGAAATCGAAACTCCGATCCTCTGGCGCGCAACGCCCGAAGGCGCGCGCGACTACCTGGTGCCGAGCCGCGTCAACCCGGGCCGCTTTTACGCGCTGCCCCAATCGCCGCAGCTGCTGAAGCAGCTCCTGATGATGGGCGGCTTCGACCGCTACTATCAGATCGCGCGATGCTTTCGCGATGAGGACTTGCGCGCGAATCGTCAGCCCGAGTTCAGCCAGGTCGATATCGAGCTGACCTGTCCGCGGGTTGACGACGTGGTGGCGACGGGCGAGGGCATGATGGCGGAGATCTATCGCCGCGTGCTCGGGATCGAGCTCAAGACGCCGTTTTTGCGGCTTTCCTATGCCGAGGCGATGGAGCGGTTCGGGATCGACAAGCCCGACTTGCGTTTCGGGATGGAGCTCAAGAACCTGAGCGCCGCGTTTTCCGGAACTCAGTTCAAGGTCTTTGCCGAAGTGCTGGCGCGCGGCGAGAGCATCTATGGAATCGTCCTTCCCGCGGCGCATCAGCTGAGCCGGCGCGAGCTCGACGAGATGGCCGAGGGCGTGCGCACGCGTTACGGGTTTGGCCTCGCGTACGCGAAAGCGGCGAGCGACGGATGGCAGGGGCCGATCGCGCGCCATCTGAGCGACGCCGAGCGCGCGCAGGCCGCGGAAACGGCAGGGCTCGCCGCCGGCGACACGCTGCTGATGGTGGCGGGGGAAGCCGGGCGGGTACGCCCGATCCTCGGCGATTTGCGCCTGCAGCTCGGCGGCAAGTTCAAGCTGCGCGAGACGGGCGAGCTCAAGTTTCTGTGGGTGATCGAATTTCCGCTGTTCGAGTACGACGAGGAAGAGAAGCGGATGGTTGCGGTAAACCACCCGTTCACCGCGCCGCATCCCGGCGATCTCGAATTGCTGGACTCCGCGCCGCTCAAGGCCCGTGCGCTCGCCTACGACATGGTGCTCAACGGCGAAGAGCTGGGCGGCGGCTCGATTCGTATTCATAACCCCGAGCTTCAGCTCAAGGTGTTCGGGCTGCTCGGCTTCCCGCGCGACGAAGCGATGCTCAAGTTCGGCTTTCTGCTCGAGGCGTTGGGCTACGGCGCGCCGCCGCACGGGGGCATCGCGTTCGGCGTGGATCGGATTGCGATGCTGGTGAGCGGTACAGACTCGCTGCGCGAAGTGATGGCTTTTCCCAAGACGCAGAAGGCGGTCGATCTGATGAGCGGAGCGCCCTCGGAGGTCGATCCGCGCCAGCTGCGCGAACTGTCAATCAAGGTGACATCGTGA
- a CDS encoding GNA1162 family protein yields MRIPLPAAYALALALTLTAPACSSNSTSSLSPSQMWHGTVESLPLVGKDPSLELHSVRAIRTVKVHRVAVMPLIDHPNATGEPIEDGAAESITADVWGRMTLVSGWEVVPESDVRGVMQQLPPTTLANMQDNAMKLGRQLSADAVVYGTVTRYEERVGSDYAAKSPAAVAFALHLVDVHNGVVLWTARYARQQEALTQNIFNVGNFLANRGRWVHANDLAQRGVEESLDDLGSKLGYTLPVSQPMAPTMGAD; encoded by the coding sequence GTGAGAATTCCTTTGCCGGCCGCCTACGCGCTCGCGCTCGCTCTGACGCTGACGGCGCCCGCATGCAGCAGCAACAGCACCAGCAGTCTTTCGCCGAGCCAGATGTGGCACGGCACGGTCGAATCGCTGCCGCTGGTCGGAAAGGACCCGTCGCTCGAGCTCCATTCGGTCCGCGCCATCCGCACGGTCAAGGTCCATCGCGTCGCCGTGATGCCGCTCATCGATCATCCCAACGCCACCGGCGAGCCGATCGAGGACGGCGCGGCCGAATCGATCACGGCCGACGTCTGGGGCCGCATGACCCTGGTTTCGGGATGGGAAGTAGTGCCCGAATCCGACGTCCGCGGAGTGATGCAACAGCTGCCGCCGACCACGCTCGCCAACATGCAGGACAACGCGATGAAGCTCGGCCGCCAGCTCTCCGCCGACGCCGTGGTTTACGGTACTGTGACCCGCTACGAGGAGCGCGTGGGTAGCGACTACGCGGCCAAGAGCCCGGCGGCGGTCGCCTTCGCGCTCCACCTGGTCGACGTTCACAACGGAGTCGTGCTGTGGACCGCGCGTTACGCGCGCCAGCAGGAGGCGCTGACGCAGAACATCTTCAACGTCGGCAATTTCCTCGCCAACCGCGGGCGCTGGGTGCACGCCAACGATCTTGCGCAGCGCGGCGTCGAGGAGTCGCTGGACGACCTCGGATCCAAGCTCGGCTATACGCTTCCGGTTTCGCAGCCGATGGCGCCGACGATGGGTGCGGACTAG
- the ald gene encoding alanine dehydrogenase, with product MIVGVPAEIKPDERRVALTPAGAAAFRSRNHRVLIQSGAGAASGFSDREYSAAGAQIVRSAAAVWERVRMVLKVKEPQRSEFRFLRSDLVLFTYLHLAAEPALARELVRRGTAALGYETVQLEDQSLPLLAPMSEVAGRLAVQVGGWCMEAQNGGCGVLLSGASGVRPGRVAVLGGGIAGSNAARVAAGVGAEVTILDVNPSRLRYLGEMLGGRVTTLMSNRATLEEQLLSADLVIGTVLVAGARTPHLLTRAMVARMKRGAALVDLSIDQGGLSETSRPTSHRRPIYVAQGVVHYCVTNMPAIVPHTSTYALTNATLTYALELADRGVLEAGTRNAALRHGVNTFGGHIAHPAVAAALRMKPRSPWE from the coding sequence ATGATCGTCGGAGTACCCGCTGAGATAAAACCTGACGAGCGGCGCGTGGCGTTGACTCCGGCCGGCGCCGCCGCCTTTCGCAGCCGTAACCATCGCGTGCTGATTCAGAGCGGCGCCGGCGCGGCCAGCGGCTTCAGCGACCGCGAGTACAGCGCGGCGGGCGCACAGATCGTGCGATCGGCGGCCGCGGTATGGGAACGCGTGCGGATGGTGCTCAAGGTCAAGGAGCCGCAGCGCTCCGAATTCCGCTTCTTGCGCAGCGACCTCGTGCTCTTCACCTATCTTCACTTGGCGGCCGAGCCAGCGCTTGCGCGCGAGCTCGTGCGGCGCGGCACGGCTGCGCTCGGGTACGAGACGGTGCAACTGGAAGACCAGAGCCTGCCGCTGCTCGCACCGATGAGCGAGGTGGCCGGGCGTCTCGCGGTGCAGGTCGGCGGATGGTGCATGGAGGCGCAGAACGGCGGATGCGGCGTGCTGCTGAGCGGCGCTTCAGGCGTGCGGCCGGGACGGGTGGCGGTCCTCGGCGGAGGAATCGCAGGCTCCAATGCGGCGCGGGTCGCGGCCGGCGTGGGAGCCGAAGTGACCATCCTCGATGTCAATCCGAGCCGCCTGCGCTATCTCGGCGAGATGCTCGGCGGGCGCGTTACGACGCTGATGTCAAACCGGGCGACGCTGGAGGAGCAGTTGTTGAGCGCCGACCTCGTGATCGGCACCGTGCTGGTCGCCGGCGCGCGCACGCCGCACCTCCTGACGCGGGCGATGGTCGCGCGGATGAAACGCGGCGCGGCGCTGGTGGATCTCTCGATCGACCAGGGCGGATTGTCCGAGACCTCGCGCCCGACCAGCCATCGCCGGCCCATCTATGTCGCCCAGGGCGTGGTTCACTATTGCGTAACTAATATGCCGGCGATCGTGCCGCACACCTCGACTTACGCGCTGACCAATGCGACGCTGACCTACGCGCTGGAACTGGCTGACCGCGGCGTGCTCGAGGCGGGGACGCGCAACGCCGCTTTGCGCCACGGAGTCAACACTTTCGGCGGCCATATCGCGCATCCGGCGGTGGCCGCGGCGCTCAGGATGAAGCCGCGCTCACCGTGGGAATAA
- a CDS encoding ABC transporter permease, translating to MKQLIILAYRLLVSDRGKYTALLVGTTFSVFLIFQVTSTFAGILTKASATVINIGAKMWVMDPAATNTVFGSIPMPDYVLDAVRSINGVRYAVPLSVGSALLKLQDGTYQSVTVIGLDDTSLLGRPELIQGNIDSIFAENGFIAVKDEEFPKLENPTIGTTFELNEHRGKIVGIAKVPTGALFGTPTLYTTYYRTLQYIPSYAFTISYILVEPKSMSDIPYIKQQVADLGYLALTNQEFQNGISDYLMYKTSIGTNTLLMTVISFLVGLSISGQTFYTFIVENLEHFGALKAMGAKGRELVYVILFQAGFTALVGYGLGIGLATLLITAAKLRLPEYSSRVTYTNLVLAFLLVLMIASVSGYAGVRRVLKIEPFDIFRG from the coding sequence ATGAAGCAGCTCATCATTCTGGCGTACCGGCTGCTCGTCAGCGACAGGGGCAAGTACACCGCGCTCCTGGTGGGCACGACATTTTCGGTCTTCCTGATCTTCCAGGTGACTTCGACCTTCGCGGGCATCCTTACCAAGGCATCGGCGACGGTGATCAATATCGGGGCGAAGATGTGGGTCATGGATCCCGCCGCCACAAACACGGTGTTTGGAAGCATTCCGATGCCTGATTACGTCCTCGACGCCGTGCGCAGTATCAACGGCGTCAGGTACGCCGTCCCTCTCTCGGTGGGCTCGGCCCTCCTCAAGCTGCAGGACGGGACCTATCAGTCAGTCACGGTAATCGGGCTCGACGATACCAGTTTGCTCGGGAGACCTGAATTGATTCAGGGAAATATTGACAGCATTTTTGCCGAAAACGGCTTTATCGCGGTGAAAGACGAGGAATTTCCCAAGCTCGAGAACCCGACCATCGGAACTACATTCGAGCTGAACGAACATCGCGGCAAGATCGTCGGTATCGCCAAGGTTCCTACCGGGGCGCTCTTCGGAACACCGACGCTCTACACTACTTATTATAGGACGCTTCAGTACATTCCGTCCTATGCGTTCACCATCTCATACATCCTGGTCGAGCCAAAGTCGATGTCCGACATCCCGTATATCAAGCAACAGGTAGCGGATCTCGGTTATCTCGCTCTGACCAATCAAGAGTTCCAGAACGGGATTTCGGACTATCTGATGTATAAGACCTCGATCGGCACCAACACGCTGCTGATGACGGTGATCAGCTTCCTGGTGGGGCTCTCCATCTCCGGCCAGACCTTTTACACGTTCATCGTCGAGAACCTCGAACACTTCGGCGCGCTGAAAGCCATGGGCGCCAAGGGGCGCGAACTGGTTTACGTGATCCTGTTCCAGGCCGGATTCACCGCACTGGTCGGCTACGGTTTGGGCATCGGCCTGGCGACACTTCTCATAACCGCAGCCAAGCTGAGACTGCCCGAATATTCCTCCCGCGTGACCTACACTA